The following are encoded in a window of Oncorhynchus mykiss isolate Arlee chromosome Y, USDA_OmykA_1.1, whole genome shotgun sequence genomic DNA:
- the LOC100135879 gene encoding carbonyl reductase/20beta-hydroxysteroid dehydrogenase B (The RefSeq protein has 2 substitutions compared to this genomic sequence): MSKKVAVVTGANKGTGLAIVRELCKAQFTGDVILTARNEKLGNEAVKMLKSEGFEVSYHHLDICDQGSAKQLSNFLQKTYGGLDVLINNAGMAFKNDATETFGEQAEVTMRTNFWGTLWVCHALLPLLRPNARVVNVSSFVSKKALDTCSPQLQAKFRDTELSEEELCLLMGQFVIAAQQGNHQAQGWPNTAYGTTKIGVTVLSRIQAHFLTKTRAADGILLNACCPGWVRTDMAGSKAPKSPEEGAQTPTYLALLPEGAKEPHGQLVWDKTVQEW; the protein is encoded by the exons ATGTCAAAAAAAGTGGCAGTAGTTACCGGTGCCAATAAAGGCACAGGACTTGCGATTGTGAGGGAGCTTTGTAAGGCAAAATTTACCGGGGATGTTATTCTTACTGCTCGAAATGAGAAACTTGGAAATGAGGCAGTGAAGATGCTGAAGTCCGAAGGATTTGAAGTTTCTTACCACCACCTTGATATCTGCGACCAGGGCAGCGCCAAGCAACTGAGTAACTTTCTGCAGAAGACGTATGGCGGATTGGATGTGCTCATTAACAACGCTGGAATGGCTTTTAAGA ATGATGCGACTGAGACTTTTGGGGAACAGGCTGAGGTGACCATGCGCACCAACTTTTGGGGCACCCTGTGGGTGTGCCATGCTCTCCTACCCCTCCTCAGACCAAATGCCAGAGTGGTGAATGTCTCCAGCTTTGTTAGCAAGAAGGCTCTTGATACATGCAGCCCTCAACTACAAGCCAA GTTCCGTGATACTGAGCTCTCTGAGGAGGAGCTGTGCTTGCTGATGGGGCAGTTTGTTATTGCCGCTCAGCAGGGAAACCATCAGGCCCAGGGGTGGCCAAACACAGCCTATGGCACAACAAAG ATCGGAGTGACTGTGCTGTCCAGGATTCAGGCTCATTATCTGACTAAGACCCGGGCAGCTGATGGAATCCTGCTCAACGCCTGCTGCCCTGGCTGGGTCCGCACTGACATGGCAGGCTCCAAAGCCCCCAAGAGTCCTGAAGAAGGAGCACAGACTCCTACCTATCTGGCACTTCTTCCTGAAGGGGCCAAGGAGCCACATGGACAGTTGGTGTGGGACAAGACCGTTCAGGAATGGTAG
- the LOC100136606 gene encoding carbonyl reductase [NADPH] 1, which produces MSKKVAVVTGANKGIGLAIVRELCKAKFTGDVILTARNEKLGNEAVKMLKSEGFEVSYHHLDICDQGSAKQLSNFLQKTYGGLDVLINNAGMAFKNDATETFGEQAEVTMRTNFWGTLWVCHALLPLLRPNARVVNVSSFVSKKALDTCSPQLQAKFRDTELSEEELCLLMGQFVIAAQQGNHQAQGWPNTAYGTTKIGVTVLSRIQAHYLTKTRAADGILLNACCPGWVRTDMAGSKAPKSPEEGAQTPTYLALLPEGAKEPHGQLVWDKTVQEW; this is translated from the exons ATGTCCAAAAAAGTGGCAGTAGTTACCGGTGCCAATAAAGGCATAGGACTTGCGATTGTGAGGGAGCTTTGTAAGGCAAAATTTACCGGGGATGTTATTCTTACTGCTCGAAATGAGAAACTTGGAAATGAGGCAGTGAAGATGCTGAAGTCCGAAGGATTTGAAGTTTCTTACCACCACCTTGATATCTGCGACCAGGGCAGCGCCAAGCAACTGAGTAACTTTCTGCAGAAGACGTATGGCGGATTGGATGTGCTCATTAACAACGCTGGAATGGCTTTTAAGA ATGATGCGACTGAGACTTTTGGGGAACAGGCTGAGGTGACCATGCGCACCAACTTTTGGGGCACCCTGTGGGTGTGCCATGCTCTCCTACCCCTCCTCAGACCAAATGCCAGAGTGGTGAATGTCTCCAGCTTTGTTAGCAAGAAGGCTCTTGATACATGCAGCCCTCAACTACAAGCCAA GTTCCGTGATACTGAGCTCTCCGAGGAGGAGCTGTGCTTGCTGATGGGGCAGTTTGTTATTGCCGCTCAGCAGGGAAACCATCAGGCCCAGGGGTGGCCAAACACAGCCTATGGCACAACAAAG ATCGGAGTGACTGTGCTGTCTAGGATTCAGGCTCATTATCTGACTAAGACCCGGGCAGCAGATGGAATCCTGCTCAACGCCTGCTGCCCTGGCTGGGTCCGCACTGACATGGCAGGCTCCAAAGCCCCCAAGAGTCCTGAAGAAGGAGCACAGACTCCTACCTATCTGGCACTTCTTCCTGAAGGGGCCAAGGAGCCACATGGACAGTTGGTGTGGGACAAGACCGTTCAGGAATGGTAG